In Desulfosporosinus youngiae DSM 17734, the genomic stretch CAAAAGGCCGATGGAACCTTTGCCAATGATCGAAGTAATCGCTTAAAGGAGAAATTGATTATGCGTTGAATATAGTTATTAAAGATATAACCATAATCAATGACTTTGACCGAAGGTGATTACACAGCGTTCCGAGTACAAAAATAAAGGAGTTGGTTGGAATTGTTGACGTTACTGGCAACCTTAAAAGTAAAACATGGCAAAGAGGTGGAAGTGACCGAAATTTGTACTCAATTGGCCAAGGAAGTTCTTTCTAAGGAAAAGGACTGTTTGATGTACATACCCCATGTGGTAAAGAATGACCCAACTAAAATCGTCTTCTTTGAAAAGTACAAGGATAAAGAAGCCTTCAAAGCCCATGGGAGTTCAGCTTATTTTAAGGAAGCAGCCCAAAAGTTTGAAGACCTGCTGGAAGGTAAGATTCAGGTTGAATTTCTTGAAGAAGTTTAATAGGCAGCAGCGAGGGATTGATGTCAAACATAAAAGTTATAAGTAAAAGGAGGCTTCGCGTGTTGATGCGAAAGCCTCCATTATTCTTTACTATATTGAATTAGCGTATGCATAAGGATATAGGTAATAACACCGGAGCCCAGAATAACCAGAAGGTCGGCAGGGGATAAGGGAATTATCTCTAAGGATGCAAAGAAGAACCCCTGGCCGTAGATAAAGAGAACCCCATCCATCAGTACCAGTTCCCCCACATACATGAGGAATGTTGTCAAGGAAGCAGATAAAGCAGGTATGGTCTTGGCGAACAGCGGGCTTCTTCCATAAAACAGCGAGCCGGTA encodes the following:
- a CDS encoding putative quinol monooxygenase, whose amino-acid sequence is MLTLLATLKVKHGKEVEVTEICTQLAKEVLSKEKDCLMYIPHVVKNDPTKIVFFEKYKDKEAFKAHGSSAYFKEAAQKFEDLLEGKIQVEFLEEV